The following are encoded in a window of Variovorax paradoxus genomic DNA:
- a CDS encoding citryl-CoA lyase produces the protein MTKTRIGTHLNDTARLRVRGKDTLSEVVGELSFTEGFYLVVTGRVPTATQRKVLDAALLVLMDHGLTPSALVARIVADSNPDDIQIPLAAGALMVGNRYAGTMVGAGRVLSEGMSFGGDKREWAKDLVAKFRQSKRRIPGFGHANYKGVDPRAARLFEVAEAAGVKGDYIALLQTLSEEIDADAGKRIVLNATGALGAILHEIDFPVEAMRAVAVVSRCAGLVGHVLEERSSPISPDIYALSETIDYEEGVD, from the coding sequence ATGACGAAGACACGAATTGGAACTCACCTTAATGACACCGCGCGGCTACGGGTTCGCGGCAAAGACACCCTGAGTGAGGTCGTTGGCGAACTGAGCTTTACCGAAGGCTTCTACCTGGTCGTTACTGGCCGAGTGCCGACTGCGACGCAACGCAAGGTTCTGGACGCGGCACTACTTGTCCTGATGGACCATGGTCTGACGCCCAGCGCACTAGTGGCTCGCATCGTTGCGGACTCTAATCCCGATGACATTCAGATCCCGCTGGCAGCAGGTGCATTGATGGTCGGAAATCGATACGCGGGCACGATGGTGGGCGCAGGCCGGGTGTTGAGCGAGGGTATGTCCTTTGGGGGGGACAAACGCGAATGGGCGAAGGATCTCGTCGCCAAGTTCCGCCAATCGAAGCGGCGTATCCCCGGCTTCGGTCACGCCAACTACAAGGGGGTGGATCCTCGCGCGGCGAGGCTGTTCGAAGTGGCTGAGGCGGCCGGCGTGAAGGGCGACTACATCGCCTTGCTGCAGACGCTGAGTGAAGAGATCGATGCCGACGCGGGCAAACGGATTGTCCTGAATGCGACCGGCGCACTCGGCGCGATCTTGCACGAGATCGACTTCCCTGTGGAAGCGATGCGCGCGGTCGCTGTGGTGAGTCGCTGTGCAGGGCTGGTCGGTCATGTGCTTGAGGAGCGGAGCTCGCCCATTTCCCCAGACATATATGCTCTCAGCGAGACTATCGACTACGAGGAGGGGGTGGATTGA
- a CDS encoding Rieske 2Fe-2S domain-containing protein, translating to MAHVNKLDVLSHVSKGTPVGELFRSVWLPALLSSQLPEPGCAPVRLKLLGEELVAFRNGKGEVGIVQANCAHRLAPLFYGRVEQEGIRCNYHGWLYNASGDCLEMQNSADQSICKKVKLTAYKAQEKADIVWVFMGSGEPPSLPQFPWIDLPRSQRNATVWIQESNWLQGMEGELDSSHVSILHTNPATMATSPVHRPYSAVDITPKLFARDTSIGVIGIARRNADENFYWRVSQFMAPCFSSIPSADFPVGGRAFIPIDDHNAYTWDFNYYLKGDLPEAFLDYIGKGLAFPPDSVYEPYHLNTGAIIDTFVPVRNQRNNYMIDRKGASLSSPSGIHGLNDQDRAMQEGMLALPGTEGRIVDREKEFLLPTDIAIVRSRRRLLEYVKSEESLAKFREIVKDGSAYAVVPLDVVSELGEMDEFLERHHGELMRGDTAEPAAA from the coding sequence ATGGCACACGTCAACAAACTCGATGTACTGTCCCACGTGAGCAAGGGAACACCGGTCGGTGAACTGTTCCGATCTGTTTGGCTGCCCGCTTTGCTTTCATCTCAACTGCCCGAACCCGGCTGTGCGCCCGTGCGCTTGAAGCTGCTCGGCGAAGAGCTCGTTGCTTTCCGTAACGGCAAGGGTGAGGTCGGCATTGTTCAGGCCAACTGCGCTCACCGACTCGCACCGCTGTTTTACGGACGGGTCGAGCAGGAAGGCATCCGCTGCAACTACCACGGATGGCTCTACAACGCCTCTGGCGACTGCCTGGAGATGCAGAACTCGGCCGACCAATCGATCTGCAAGAAGGTCAAGCTGACTGCTTACAAGGCACAGGAGAAGGCCGACATCGTCTGGGTGTTCATGGGAAGCGGCGAACCCCCGTCGCTTCCCCAATTTCCATGGATTGATCTGCCGAGGTCGCAGCGCAACGCGACGGTGTGGATCCAGGAGTCAAACTGGCTGCAGGGTATGGAAGGCGAACTGGACAGTTCGCACGTCTCGATCCTCCACACGAACCCGGCCACGATGGCAACCTCTCCGGTGCACCGTCCGTACTCGGCGGTCGACATCACGCCCAAGCTGTTCGCCAGGGATACGTCCATCGGGGTCATCGGCATCGCGCGCCGCAACGCCGACGAGAATTTCTATTGGCGCGTTTCCCAGTTCATGGCGCCGTGCTTCAGTTCCATCCCCAGTGCAGACTTCCCAGTGGGCGGCCGTGCATTCATTCCGATCGACGACCACAACGCCTACACATGGGACTTCAACTACTACCTCAAAGGCGATCTTCCCGAAGCTTTCCTGGACTACATCGGCAAGGGACTGGCCTTCCCTCCGGACAGTGTTTATGAACCGTATCACCTGAACACGGGCGCCATCATTGACACGTTCGTCCCCGTTCGGAACCAGCGCAACAACTACATGATCGACCGCAAGGGGGCCAGCCTGTCGAGCCCGTCCGGCATTCATGGCCTCAATGACCAAGACCGCGCCATGCAAGAGGGCATGCTGGCCCTCCCGGGAACCGAAGGTCGCATCGTCGACCGCGAGAAAGAGTTCCTGCTCCCGACCGACATCGCGATCGTCCGCAGCCGCCGCCGCCTGCTCGAGTACGTCAAGTCTGAAGAGAGCCTTGCGAAGTTCCGCGAGATCGTCAAGGACGGCAGTGCCTACGCGGTCGTACCACTAGACGTCGTTTCCGAGCTTGGGGAGATGGACGAATTCCTGGAACGTCATCATGGCGAACTGATGCGCGGCGATACCGCCGAGCCCGCCGCCGCCTAG
- a CDS encoding dienelactone hydrolase family protein: MDLLSTNVSIPIGTDHMDAYFTRPAQASGSIVLIQEIFGVTPAMRSIADDLAGTGYAVVVPDIYWRLARNLSLGNGEDANERQAAVDYSLRYDEVTGVLDLAVCADWLQAEQSADQRPIVFGFCLGGRMAVRMAAATPLSGMISMYGVGLNKLGDLIQGIQCPLQFHFGTNDNHNPIEVIEAVSDAVIKRGHEGDEFYTYEGAEHAFYNRSRADRFSPAAHELAKARALRFAAKCFGDLSQPAVGAPT; this comes from the coding sequence ATGGATCTCCTTTCGACAAATGTCTCGATTCCCATCGGTACCGACCACATGGACGCGTACTTCACCCGACCTGCCCAAGCCAGTGGCTCCATCGTTTTGATCCAGGAGATCTTCGGCGTCACGCCCGCGATGCGTTCCATCGCGGACGACCTTGCCGGGACTGGCTATGCAGTTGTTGTGCCGGACATCTACTGGCGGCTGGCACGCAATTTGAGTTTGGGCAACGGCGAGGACGCCAACGAGCGCCAAGCGGCCGTGGACTACTCCTTGCGATACGACGAGGTCACGGGCGTATTGGATCTGGCCGTTTGCGCCGACTGGCTACAGGCAGAACAGTCGGCAGACCAACGGCCAATCGTGTTCGGCTTTTGCCTGGGCGGTCGAATGGCGGTTCGCATGGCGGCTGCCACGCCGCTGTCCGGCATGATCTCCATGTACGGAGTGGGCTTGAACAAGCTCGGGGACCTTATCCAAGGGATTCAGTGTCCCTTGCAGTTCCATTTCGGGACGAACGACAACCACAACCCGATCGAGGTGATCGAGGCGGTGTCCGACGCGGTCATCAAGCGTGGCCACGAAGGCGACGAGTTCTACACCTATGAAGGGGCTGAGCACGCGTTCTACAACCGGTCTCGCGCCGATCGATTCAGTCCTGCTGCTCACGAACTCGCCAAGGCCCGGGCGCTGCGCTTCGCCGCCAAATGCTTCGGCGATCTCAGCCAGCCGGCTGTGGGAGCCCCGACGTGA
- a CDS encoding CaiB/BaiF CoA transferase family protein, whose translation MDKNPTSPLTGVRIVELTAMITGPLAGTLLADLGAEVIKVENPKDGDPFRSFRGGTYSPYFATYNRNKKGVTLNLKGALGKEAFLKLIESADVLIVNFRSGVMERLGLGVDQLREVNPRLIVCSITGFGESGPYADRPAYDAVGQALSGISSLLLGADAQITGPSIADNLTGMYASYGILGALFERERTGKVRTLQLNMLESTMAFISDPFANFTMAGVKPDPLMRVRASQSYALRCQDGSLVAVHMSSPQKFWLGLLKALEREDLATDPRFAERAQRLDNYEELAIELNRTSKTRPRDHWIARFVENDVPHAPVLTLPEVMEDAQVKHLNSFADAEHPVHGPQKMIRRPVLYDGQRTDQPLQPAPDLGEHSLNVFRALGYADEVIAKIQSGG comes from the coding sequence ATGGACAAGAACCCAACCTCGCCCCTGACCGGCGTGCGAATCGTCGAACTCACGGCGATGATCACGGGGCCGCTGGCCGGCACACTGTTGGCGGATCTCGGCGCCGAGGTGATCAAGGTAGAAAACCCGAAAGATGGCGACCCCTTCCGATCTTTTCGCGGCGGCACTTACAGCCCCTACTTCGCCACCTACAACCGTAACAAAAAAGGGGTCACGCTCAACCTGAAAGGTGCGCTCGGTAAAGAGGCGTTTCTGAAGTTGATAGAAAGCGCTGACGTGCTGATAGTGAACTTCCGCTCTGGTGTGATGGAGCGGCTCGGGCTCGGCGTGGATCAGCTGCGGGAGGTCAACCCTCGCCTGATCGTTTGCTCCATCACAGGTTTTGGCGAGTCAGGTCCGTACGCTGATCGGCCTGCCTATGACGCGGTGGGGCAAGCGCTGAGCGGCATCTCCAGCCTCTTGCTTGGTGCCGATGCGCAAATAACTGGGCCCTCGATTGCGGACAACCTGACGGGCATGTACGCCAGCTACGGGATCCTCGGCGCGCTGTTCGAACGGGAGCGCACAGGCAAGGTCCGTACCCTCCAGTTGAACATGCTGGAGTCGACAATGGCGTTCATCAGCGATCCCTTCGCCAATTTCACGATGGCGGGCGTTAAGCCGGATCCTTTGATGCGAGTGCGCGCGTCGCAGTCCTACGCGTTACGCTGCCAAGACGGATCGCTGGTGGCCGTCCATATGTCTTCGCCTCAAAAGTTCTGGTTGGGATTGCTCAAGGCCCTGGAGCGCGAAGACCTGGCCACGGATCCGCGATTCGCTGAACGAGCACAGCGGCTGGACAACTACGAAGAACTTGCTATCGAACTGAACCGCACGTCGAAGACGAGGCCGCGTGACCATTGGATCGCCCGCTTTGTCGAAAACGATGTACCGCATGCACCTGTGTTGACGCTTCCAGAAGTTATGGAGGATGCACAAGTAAAGCATCTGAACTCTTTCGCCGACGCCGAGCATCCCGTGCACGGTCCGCAGAAGATGATTCGCCGGCCGGTGCTGTATGACGGTCAGAGAACGGATCAACCGTTGCAGCCCGCGCCCGACCTCGGCGAACACTCCTTGAACGTGTTTCGTGCACTCGGCTATGCCGACGAGGTCATCGCCAAGATTCAGTCCGGCGGCTGA
- a CDS encoding non-heme iron oxygenase ferredoxin subunit, producing the protein MTLQLIAACDKVTQDAPYAYEGQGKKIAIYRVDDEFFATDNVCPHAYALMSDGFVEGETIECPLHGAVFNIRTGKCMGPPAESDLETYPVTVVDNKIFLNL; encoded by the coding sequence ATGACACTTCAGCTTATCGCCGCATGCGACAAGGTCACGCAGGACGCTCCATACGCCTATGAAGGCCAGGGAAAGAAAATTGCGATCTACCGGGTCGATGACGAGTTCTTCGCAACCGACAACGTCTGTCCGCACGCCTACGCCCTGATGTCCGACGGCTTCGTGGAAGGTGAAACCATCGAGTGTCCCTTGCATGGCGCCGTGTTCAACATCCGCACTGGCAAATGCATGGGCCCGCCCGCAGAGTCTGATCTGGAGACGTACCCCGTCACGGTGGTCGACAACAAGATCTTCCTTAACCTTTAG
- a CDS encoding SDR family NAD(P)-dependent oxidoreductase, with protein MIELNGSPLLDGQVAVVTGAGQGMGREIAIGLAAAGAKVVVADVNMQTTEETAALIKQQGGTAWSVLWDVSDPDQATQVAARVHELAGDASILVNNAGIHRRGQFGEEGHVGTWREVMAVNLDGIMYGITAFLDQLKRTKGNIINLASIQSFTAAPNFTTAYAASKGGVAMLTKSLAVDLAQHGVRVNAIAPGFIETPQTAVSRANPDRVAFVMSHTPMKRAGRADEMAGPAVFLASHLASFVTGVILPVDGGFLTL; from the coding sequence ATGATCGAACTCAACGGCAGTCCGCTGCTGGACGGCCAAGTGGCTGTGGTGACCGGGGCGGGTCAAGGGATGGGGCGAGAAATTGCCATCGGCCTTGCCGCAGCGGGCGCGAAGGTGGTGGTCGCCGACGTCAATATGCAGACCACCGAAGAGACCGCCGCGCTGATCAAGCAGCAGGGAGGCACCGCCTGGTCAGTGCTTTGGGACGTCTCCGATCCCGACCAAGCGACGCAGGTTGCGGCCCGTGTCCACGAGTTGGCCGGCGACGCTTCCATTCTCGTGAACAACGCGGGCATTCATCGCCGCGGTCAGTTCGGCGAGGAGGGCCACGTTGGCACTTGGCGCGAGGTCATGGCGGTGAATCTGGACGGGATCATGTACGGCATCACGGCTTTTCTGGATCAACTCAAGCGCACCAAAGGGAACATCATCAATTTGGCGTCGATCCAATCCTTCACTGCAGCCCCGAACTTCACTACGGCCTATGCCGCGAGCAAGGGCGGGGTGGCGATGCTGACCAAATCGCTGGCGGTAGACCTGGCGCAGCATGGCGTGCGCGTCAACGCTATCGCCCCCGGCTTTATCGAAACCCCGCAAACCGCTGTCTCCCGGGCCAACCCCGACCGCGTCGCGTTCGTCATGTCGCACACGCCGATGAAGCGCGCTGGCCGCGCAGACGAGATGGCAGGCCCTGCCGTCTTTCTGGCCTCGCACCTGGCTTCCTTTGTGACCGGCGTCATCCTCCCGGTTGACGGCGGCTTTCTCACCCTTTGA
- a CDS encoding NAD(P)/FAD-dependent oxidoreductase: MSNVNDIVIIGAGQSGGWAAKTLRDSGFTGSVLMIGNERHLPYERPPLSKQVLLGELGPGACQLWSQERLVELGIKVELGNHVERVDRAGSQVVCRDGKSFHFDQLLLATGSRPRQLICEGAELQGVHYLRTIDDCLAIRANLGTAIQLVVVGGGWIGLEVASGLRARGAHVTVLEASNQLCGRSLPPSLSKYFLEQHVSRGVDVRLGARLKRFVGNGKIQGVELDDGSIVPATVVLVGIGAVPNDELARSCGLDVGNGIVVDEHCRTLDPRIFACGDVTDQPLVQGRGRLESWKNAQDQGVAAAKAMLGAGPVTRELPWFWSDQFDINFQLLGIVPPGAQQYRKANDNGFIDFFVQEGHLVAAAAINSPRELREAKREIQKALPFSEEGLVLIQDRCDALERQEKAL; encoded by the coding sequence ATGTCCAACGTCAACGACATCGTCATCATCGGAGCCGGGCAGTCCGGCGGCTGGGCAGCCAAGACGTTGCGCGACTCAGGCTTCACGGGCTCAGTGCTGATGATTGGCAATGAACGCCATCTTCCCTACGAACGTCCGCCCCTGTCGAAGCAAGTCTTGCTCGGCGAGCTGGGACCTGGTGCATGTCAACTGTGGTCGCAAGAGCGCCTTGTGGAGCTGGGAATCAAAGTGGAGCTTGGGAATCACGTCGAGCGAGTCGACCGGGCCGGCAGCCAGGTTGTTTGTCGGGATGGAAAATCCTTCCACTTCGACCAGCTGCTTCTGGCGACAGGATCTCGACCCCGGCAATTGATCTGCGAGGGTGCAGAGCTGCAGGGCGTGCATTACCTGCGGACGATCGACGACTGCCTGGCCATCCGCGCCAACCTCGGAACCGCTATCCAGCTGGTCGTCGTCGGTGGCGGCTGGATCGGGCTGGAAGTTGCCTCAGGACTGCGGGCGCGCGGCGCCCATGTCACGGTGCTCGAGGCTTCCAATCAGCTCTGCGGACGCTCGCTTCCCCCGTCGCTCAGCAAGTATTTCCTGGAGCAGCACGTTAGTCGCGGCGTAGACGTTCGGCTCGGCGCTCGCCTCAAGCGCTTCGTGGGAAATGGAAAGATTCAAGGGGTCGAGCTCGACGACGGTTCGATCGTGCCTGCTACGGTAGTGCTCGTAGGCATCGGTGCGGTGCCGAACGACGAACTTGCACGGTCCTGCGGGCTGGACGTTGGCAACGGAATCGTGGTCGACGAGCACTGCCGGACTTTGGACCCGAGAATATTTGCCTGCGGTGATGTGACTGACCAGCCGTTGGTACAGGGCAGGGGGCGCCTCGAATCGTGGAAGAACGCACAGGATCAAGGGGTAGCAGCTGCGAAGGCGATGTTGGGCGCCGGGCCCGTCACCAGAGAGCTGCCGTGGTTTTGGTCCGACCAGTTCGACATCAACTTTCAGTTGTTGGGCATCGTGCCCCCAGGCGCGCAGCAGTACCGAAAGGCCAATGACAACGGCTTCATCGACTTCTTTGTACAAGAAGGCCACCTGGTCGCAGCGGCGGCCATCAACAGCCCTCGCGAGTTGCGGGAAGCCAAGAGAGAGATCCAGAAAGCGCTTCCGTTCTCGGAAGAAGGCTTGGTGTTGATTCAAGATCGATGTGATGCCCTTGAGAGGCAGGAGAAAGCACTATGA
- a CDS encoding zinc-dependent alcohol dehydrogenase, translated as MSGARALVLESPKNLQLREFPIPEIGDDDAVLRVEACGLCGTDYEQWLGHLGDWGGGMPIVPGHEIMGFIERIGPTAAKRWRVREGDRVAIEPIIPCGHCADCIAGEYTRCQSDLGYGLYQNIHSAPSLWGGYASHVYLHPKTMVHKLPTNVATDLMTLVNPLSNAIRWVYEVGGAALGKTVVIAGPGQRGLLAAVAARRAGASQIIVTGTSSDRGRLDLALRLGATAVIDVDKEDPVERVVEITGGRLADVVLDVSAGSMAPIIQGVDMVKRGGRIVLAGLKANKPLDGFPIDKAVLREIQLVGVLSAGWESTELAIDIVKHAGEALRPLCTHSFGMDKGTEAVRTLGREVTDGRDAIHITLTPD; from the coding sequence ATGAGCGGCGCAAGAGCGTTGGTGCTGGAGTCACCCAAGAACCTCCAGTTGCGAGAATTCCCCATACCCGAGATCGGCGACGACGACGCCGTGTTGCGGGTCGAAGCCTGTGGTCTGTGCGGCACCGACTATGAGCAGTGGCTCGGTCACCTCGGTGATTGGGGAGGAGGCATGCCGATCGTTCCCGGCCACGAAATCATGGGATTCATCGAGCGCATCGGGCCCACGGCGGCCAAGCGTTGGCGTGTGAGGGAAGGTGATCGCGTCGCGATCGAGCCAATCATCCCTTGCGGTCACTGTGCAGACTGCATAGCGGGCGAGTACACACGGTGTCAGTCCGACTTAGGGTATGGCCTGTACCAGAATATTCATTCCGCGCCGTCGCTGTGGGGAGGCTACGCGAGTCATGTGTACCTGCATCCGAAGACGATGGTGCACAAGCTCCCCACGAACGTCGCCACCGACCTGATGACCTTGGTGAATCCGTTGTCCAACGCAATCCGTTGGGTGTACGAGGTGGGCGGCGCGGCGCTCGGGAAGACGGTCGTGATCGCTGGTCCAGGACAGCGGGGGCTGCTGGCCGCTGTGGCTGCGCGCAGGGCAGGCGCCTCCCAGATCATTGTGACCGGGACATCGTCTGATCGCGGTCGTTTGGATCTGGCCCTCCGGCTTGGCGCTACGGCGGTCATCGATGTCGACAAGGAAGATCCAGTGGAGCGCGTGGTCGAGATCACTGGTGGACGATTGGCCGACGTGGTCCTTGACGTGTCGGCAGGATCGATGGCTCCGATCATCCAGGGCGTGGACATGGTCAAGCGCGGCGGGCGAATCGTGCTGGCTGGTCTCAAAGCGAACAAACCACTCGATGGGTTTCCGATCGACAAGGCGGTGCTGCGGGAGATCCAGCTTGTCGGGGTGCTGAGCGCGGGGTGGGAATCGACTGAATTGGCGATCGACATCGTCAAGCATGCCGGAGAGGCGCTAAGGCCTCTCTGCACGCATTCTTTTGGAATGGATAAAGGCACCGAAGCGGTGCGCACGCTCGGGCGAGAGGTGACTGACGGGCGGGACGCTATCCACATCACTCTCACACCCGACTAA
- a CDS encoding SDR family NAD(P)-dependent oxidoreductase, which translates to MTTPSAHLPAERLTGRTALVTGAAQGIGLAIAQRLATAGANLILVDVAEQELHRAATQLRSHGASVLAQVMDIADRASAQALRVKLAEASSRVDILINNAAIGPERNDPAYLVAKPKFWSTPDALWLEMLRVNVFGAQLLSTLFAPDMVQRGWGRIINVSTSLDTMYRQGIGPYGPCKAALEASSRIMFQDLDGTGVTVNVLLPGGPVNSRMVPADCGIEPEDLIQPEKLAEPVLWLCTNEANDVTGLRLVARHWDLALSVQERLTAATAPIAWPQLGAQSHIPAAKA; encoded by the coding sequence GTGACGACTCCCTCTGCACATCTTCCGGCCGAACGCCTGACGGGCCGAACCGCGCTGGTAACAGGCGCGGCGCAAGGAATTGGTCTGGCAATCGCACAGCGGCTCGCTACCGCCGGGGCTAATCTCATTCTGGTCGACGTGGCGGAGCAAGAACTGCATCGGGCCGCAACACAGCTCCGGAGTCACGGCGCAAGCGTTCTCGCCCAGGTCATGGACATTGCTGATCGAGCAAGCGCACAGGCGCTGCGCGTCAAGCTGGCCGAGGCATCCTCCAGGGTCGACATCCTGATCAATAACGCAGCGATAGGTCCTGAGCGCAATGATCCGGCCTATCTCGTGGCGAAGCCTAAATTCTGGTCGACCCCTGACGCGCTATGGCTTGAGATGCTGCGGGTCAATGTATTTGGGGCTCAACTGCTCAGCACACTGTTCGCCCCGGACATGGTGCAACGGGGCTGGGGACGCATCATCAATGTCTCGACCAGTCTGGATACGATGTATCGTCAGGGCATTGGCCCCTATGGGCCTTGCAAAGCCGCATTGGAGGCGTCATCGCGCATCATGTTCCAGGATTTGGATGGAACTGGCGTCACCGTCAACGTGCTGCTCCCCGGTGGACCAGTGAACTCCCGCATGGTGCCGGCGGACTGCGGGATAGAACCCGAAGACCTGATCCAACCCGAGAAGCTCGCTGAACCAGTGCTCTGGCTGTGTACAAACGAAGCAAATGACGTCACTGGCTTGCGGTTGGTGGCGAGGCACTGGGACTTGGCGCTCTCGGTCCAGGAACGCCTCACCGCGGCAACCGCGCCAATTGCCTGGCCACAGCTGGGGGCGCAATCGCACATCCCGGCGGCCAAGGCCTGA
- a CDS encoding ABC transporter ATP-binding protein: MLKVDRLEAGYGSGKVLFGVDFQVPKGEVTAIIGRNGVGKTTTLKTIMGIVQASSGTVSIDGLDLSRKPAHEMVRAGIGYVPEGRQIFPALTVLENLRVGQRSKPKTWTEERVLDLFPNLQRRIKNAGHALSGGEQQMLAIARALVTDVKVLMLDEPTQGLAPMVVQQIGDVVKLLKSEGVAVLLVEQNLNLTERISDRILVMSKGKVVETLSIADFKADAERVHRQWLTI, encoded by the coding sequence ATGCTTAAAGTTGATCGGCTGGAAGCCGGCTATGGATCCGGTAAGGTTCTCTTCGGCGTCGACTTTCAGGTGCCCAAGGGTGAAGTGACCGCAATCATCGGGCGAAACGGCGTGGGTAAGACCACGACGCTCAAGACCATCATGGGCATCGTGCAGGCGTCTTCCGGCACGGTGTCGATTGATGGCCTCGATCTGAGTCGCAAGCCAGCGCACGAAATGGTGAGAGCGGGCATTGGATACGTGCCCGAAGGCAGGCAGATCTTCCCGGCGCTGACGGTCCTCGAGAACCTGCGCGTGGGCCAGCGCAGCAAGCCAAAAACATGGACTGAAGAGCGGGTGCTCGACCTGTTTCCCAACCTTCAACGCCGCATCAAGAACGCCGGTCACGCCCTTTCTGGCGGTGAGCAGCAGATGCTCGCGATCGCTCGAGCTCTAGTGACGGACGTCAAAGTCCTGATGCTCGACGAGCCGACGCAGGGCCTGGCACCTATGGTGGTCCAACAGATCGGTGACGTGGTCAAGTTGCTGAAGTCCGAAGGGGTCGCAGTCCTGCTTGTAGAGCAGAACCTCAACCTCACCGAGCGCATCTCGGACCGCATCCTGGTGATGTCCAAAGGAAAAGTTGTGGAGACGCTCTCCATCGCCGATTTCAAGGCCGACGCGGAGCGCGTCCATCGTCAGTGGCTGACGATCTGA
- a CDS encoding ABC transporter ATP-binding protein, translating into MPLLECSGLTKRWGAVTTVDDVSLTVDAGEVVALIGPNGAGKSTVFNLIAGAIKKTAGAVRFADESVEHLSAYDLAQKGLSRTYQITCLFPQLTVLENVRLAVQARSPGRLRPTASKAFVDKTEAAAMEWLARVRLTDCADRTAGELSHGDQRLLEIATALALQPKLVLLDEPTQGMSVEETRATVRLLKSLLEDAPIAVLLVEHDLEVVFGVADRIVVLDQGRKIADGKPEAVRNDPAVQRAYLGVAHA; encoded by the coding sequence ATGCCGCTTCTTGAATGTTCTGGTCTTACCAAGCGCTGGGGAGCGGTCACGACGGTCGATGATGTGAGCCTCACCGTAGATGCAGGCGAGGTGGTCGCGCTCATTGGTCCGAACGGGGCAGGTAAGAGCACCGTGTTCAACCTGATTGCAGGTGCGATAAAGAAGACCGCTGGCGCCGTGCGCTTCGCTGATGAAAGCGTCGAACACCTTTCCGCGTATGACCTGGCCCAGAAAGGCCTGAGTCGCACGTACCAAATTACCTGCTTGTTTCCGCAACTGACGGTTCTGGAAAACGTCCGACTGGCTGTTCAAGCCAGATCCCCCGGGCGGCTCAGGCCGACGGCGTCGAAGGCTTTTGTCGACAAGACCGAGGCAGCGGCGATGGAGTGGCTCGCTCGAGTTCGTCTGACTGATTGTGCAGACCGCACGGCCGGCGAGCTATCTCATGGCGATCAACGGCTGCTGGAGATCGCGACGGCCCTGGCGCTTCAGCCGAAGCTGGTTCTTCTGGATGAGCCCACGCAAGGCATGTCGGTCGAAGAGACCCGCGCGACGGTGAGATTGCTCAAGTCGCTACTGGAGGACGCACCCATCGCGGTGCTGCTGGTGGAACACGATCTGGAAGTCGTGTTCGGCGTTGCGGACCGCATTGTTGTACTGGATCAGGGGAGAAAAATCGCGGATGGTAAACCGGAGGCGGTGCGAAACGATCCGGCGGTGCAGCGTGCATACCTGGGGGTGGCACATGCTTAA